One region of Flavobacterium sp. GSB-24 genomic DNA includes:
- a CDS encoding M48 family metalloprotease, whose protein sequence is MKKKSIIAGLLFAVCGLTKTTAQINFGDKAIGAVQKGVTAFTLTNADAAALSKEAVAKMDTENEVAGPNDGYTLRLNRIFGKHAAGDGYTLNYKVYKVKDVNAFATADGSVRVFSGLMDIMDDNELLAVIGHEIGHVANNDSRDAMRAAYQKEALIDGVSSQSAKITAITDSQLGKIGSALIDSKHSRKQESEADLFAYNFLKKNGYNVNAEESAFRILAKMSEGSEASFIDRMMSSHPDAKQRAEDAKKRAEKDGLYKPYVQQKIVNTVPVATKKAATTKKTTTKKK, encoded by the coding sequence ATGAAAAAAAAATCTATAATAGCAGGACTTTTATTTGCTGTATGTGGTTTAACAAAAACGACAGCACAAATTAATTTTGGAGATAAAGCAATAGGAGCAGTTCAAAAAGGAGTAACCGCTTTTACCTTAACAAATGCAGATGCTGCGGCTTTATCTAAAGAAGCAGTTGCAAAAATGGATACTGAAAATGAAGTTGCGGGTCCAAACGATGGTTACACTTTAAGATTAAACAGGATTTTTGGAAAACACGCAGCTGGTGATGGGTATACATTAAACTATAAAGTATATAAAGTTAAAGACGTGAATGCTTTTGCTACTGCCGACGGAAGTGTACGTGTATTTTCTGGATTAATGGATATTATGGATGATAATGAATTATTGGCAGTTATTGGTCACGAAATTGGCCACGTAGCCAATAATGATTCAAGAGATGCAATGCGAGCAGCATATCAAAAAGAAGCATTAATTGATGGTGTTTCTTCTCAATCTGCAAAAATTACAGCAATAACAGATAGTCAGTTAGGGAAAATTGGAAGTGCTTTAATTGATAGCAAACACAGTAGAAAACAAGAATCTGAGGCAGATTTGTTTGCATATAACTTCTTAAAGAAAAACGGTTACAATGTAAATGCTGAAGAATCTGCATTCAGAATTTTAGCCAAAATGAGCGAAGGATCTGAGGCTTCTTTTATCGACCGAATGATGAGCTCGCACCCTGATGCTAAACAAAGAGCAGAAGATGCAAAGAAGAGAGCAGAAAAAGATGGTTTATACAAGCCTTATGTGCAGCAGAAAATTGTAAATACAGTTCCAGTCGCAACTAAAAAGGCAGCTACAACAAAGAAGACAACAACTAAAAAGAAATAA
- a CDS encoding M48 family metalloprotease, with amino-acid sequence MKKGFIVLGILLTVFGFAKMDAQILSDKAMGALGKGVSGFTFSDADAAALAARSIAEMDANNPVAGPTDGYTLRLNRLFGKHTSSEGVNLNYKVYLVKDINAFACADGSVRVFAGLMNIMDDNELLAVIGHEIGHVVNHDTRDAIKAAYKKEALLDAASSQSGKIETITASQLGKLGSAMIDSKHSRKQESEADTFSYDFMKKHGYDVNAVESAFRILQNLSEGSEASFLTKMVSSHPDAGKRADDAKKRAVKDGLYQPYVQQKIVNTAPVTATKATTKTTAKKTTTKKK; translated from the coding sequence ATGAAAAAGGGATTTATTGTATTAGGAATTTTATTGACAGTGTTTGGCTTTGCTAAAATGGATGCCCAAATTCTTTCAGATAAGGCTATGGGAGCTTTAGGCAAAGGTGTTTCAGGCTTTACTTTTAGTGATGCTGACGCGGCAGCTTTAGCCGCAAGATCTATTGCTGAAATGGATGCAAATAACCCTGTTGCAGGACCAACAGATGGTTATACACTTCGATTAAACCGTTTATTTGGAAAACATACTTCCAGTGAAGGTGTTAATTTAAATTATAAAGTTTATTTAGTAAAAGATATTAATGCTTTTGCTTGTGCAGATGGAAGCGTTCGTGTATTTGCAGGTTTAATGAATATTATGGATGATAACGAATTACTAGCTGTTATCGGCCATGAGATTGGGCATGTTGTGAATCATGATACTAGAGATGCAATTAAAGCAGCATATAAAAAAGAGGCTTTATTAGATGCAGCTTCATCCCAGTCAGGAAAAATTGAGACTATTACGGCATCTCAATTAGGAAAATTAGGAAGCGCAATGATTGATAGCAAGCATAGTAGAAAACAAGAATCTGAAGCAGATACATTCTCATATGATTTCATGAAAAAACATGGTTACGATGTTAATGCGGTGGAATCAGCATTTAGAATTCTCCAAAATTTAAGTGAAGGATCAGAGGCATCTTTTCTTACCAAGATGGTTAGCTCTCATCCAGACGCTGGCAAAAGGGCAGATGATGCTAAAAAAAGAGCAGTAAAAGATGGTTTATATCAACCTTATGTACAGCAGAAAATTGTAAATACTGCACCTGTAACAGCTACAAAAGCAACAACAAAAACAACTGCAAAGAAGACAACAACAAAAAAGAAGTAA
- the lipA gene encoding lipoyl synthase, with the protein METVSANIPTAKPKWLKVKLPIGQKYTELRGLVDKYSLNTICTSGSCPNMGECWGEGTATFMILGNVCTRSCGFCGVKTGRPETVDWDEPEKVARSIKIMNIKHAVITSVDRDDLKDGGSIIWMETVRAIRRMNPNTTLETLIPDFQGIERNIDRIVEANPEVVSHNMETVRRLTREVRIQAKYDRSLEVLRYLKEKGINRTKSGIMLGLGETEEEVFQTMTDLRNANVDVVTIGQYLQPSKKHLPVKEFITPEQFERYEKFGLALGFRHVESGPLVRSSYKAQKHIL; encoded by the coding sequence ATGGAAACAGTCTCTGCAAATATACCTACGGCAAAACCTAAGTGGTTAAAAGTAAAACTGCCAATTGGACAAAAATATACTGAACTTAGAGGTTTGGTCGATAAATATAGCTTAAACACAATTTGTACCTCGGGAAGCTGCCCAAATATGGGCGAATGCTGGGGTGAGGGAACTGCAACTTTCATGATTTTAGGAAATGTTTGTACTCGTTCTTGTGGATTTTGCGGCGTAAAAACCGGTAGACCAGAAACGGTAGACTGGGATGAACCTGAAAAAGTAGCTCGATCTATTAAAATCATGAATATCAAACACGCTGTAATTACAAGTGTGGATAGAGATGATTTAAAAGATGGAGGTTCTATCATTTGGATGGAAACCGTTAGAGCCATTCGAAGAATGAATCCAAACACAACTCTTGAAACTTTAATCCCAGATTTTCAAGGAATTGAAAGAAACATCGATCGTATCGTTGAGGCAAATCCTGAGGTAGTTTCTCATAATATGGAAACAGTAAGACGTTTGACCCGTGAAGTTCGTATCCAAGCAAAATATGATAGAAGTTTAGAAGTGCTTCGTTATTTAAAAGAAAAAGGCATTAACAGAACTAAATCTGGAATTATGCTTGGTCTTGGAGAAACTGAAGAAGAAGTTTTTCAAACGATGACTGACTTACGAAATGCAAATGTTGATGTGGTAACTATTGGACAATATTTACAACCAAGTAAAAAACATCTTCCGGTAAAAGAATTTATTACACCTGAGCAATTTGAACGATATGAAAAATTCGGTCTTGCGTTAGGTTTCAGACATGTAGAAAGCGGACCACTGGTACGTTCTTCTTACAAAGCACAAAAACATATTTTATAA
- the gap gene encoding type I glyceraldehyde-3-phosphate dehydrogenase has product MKTRIAINGFGRIGRNLFRLLLNHPEIEVVAINDIADNKTMSHLIKYDSIHGVLPFDVSHDENSIIVDGRHFFFFHEKKISNLDWKSHSIDIVIESTGKYKTHEELNAHLEAGAKKVILSAPSEVDTIKTVVLGVNESILDGDEDIVSNASCTTNNAAPMIKIIEELCGIEQAYITTIHSYTTDQSLHDQPHKDLRRARGASQSIVPTTTGAAKALTKIFPKLHNKMGGCGIRVPVPDGSLTDITFNVKRAVSIEEINKAFKEASKTNLKGILDYTEDPIVSVDVIGNTHSCLFDAQLTSVIDKMVKVVGWYDNEIGYSSRLIDLILLIRKK; this is encoded by the coding sequence TTGAAAACAAGAATTGCCATTAATGGATTTGGAAGAATCGGCAGAAATTTATTTCGCCTGCTTTTAAATCATCCTGAAATTGAAGTCGTTGCCATAAATGATATTGCAGATAACAAAACCATGTCACATTTAATTAAATATGACAGTATTCATGGTGTTCTGCCTTTTGATGTAAGTCATGATGAAAATAGTATTATTGTAGATGGCAGACATTTTTTCTTTTTTCACGAAAAGAAAATTTCAAATTTAGATTGGAAATCGCATTCAATTGATATTGTAATTGAATCAACAGGAAAATATAAAACGCACGAAGAATTAAATGCGCATTTAGAAGCAGGTGCCAAAAAAGTAATTCTTTCTGCGCCATCTGAAGTAGACACTATAAAAACTGTAGTTCTTGGTGTAAATGAATCTATTTTGGATGGAGACGAAGACATAGTTTCTAATGCAAGCTGTACCACGAATAATGCCGCTCCAATGATTAAAATTATTGAAGAATTATGCGGAATCGAGCAGGCTTACATTACAACTATACATTCTTACACTACAGATCAAAGTCTTCATGACCAGCCCCATAAGGATTTACGACGTGCAAGAGGTGCTAGTCAGTCGATTGTTCCAACAACTACTGGCGCAGCTAAGGCATTAACAAAAATTTTTCCTAAATTGCACAACAAAATGGGAGGATGCGGTATTCGAGTACCAGTTCCCGACGGTTCATTAACAGATATAACCTTCAATGTAAAACGTGCCGTAAGCATTGAAGAAATAAATAAAGCATTTAAAGAAGCCTCAAAAACAAATTTAAAAGGAATATTAGATTACACCGAGGATCCTATTGTCTCGGTCGATGTAATTGGCAACACACATTCTTGTTTATTTGATGCACAGTTGACTTCGGTTATCGATAAAATGGTAAAAGTAGTAGGCTGGTATGATAACGAGATTGGCTATTCATCAAGATTGATAGATTTAATTTTACTAATAAGAAAAAAATAA
- a CDS encoding ATP-binding protein, translating to MKYCLFIVVCFLNSFLYSQAKKNTDSVTYYNKLANSNLNNKKYNQAVIYTQKSINYCEVNGKKENLANQTFKLGKIFYNKGKFEDALKNFHKTVSLFDTLKPSCLKVLALNYIGAANSAKGDYKTAAVYYAKAEDLLKKLNIADHAHALDYQRALALKTNKDFVTAANNFKRITKQPDNPSIIKTKVDSYYQLGLIETQLQRNDSAIIYFDKALDYNAKINDFQKKSKIVLAISQYYKQKKNYDLAYSYLDEHYQLENYILKLKNAKVDLNEFEKFKKNQSLNNTIKRESEEKIQMKTYRYSKLVSILAIALISILSLLSLALYKNNIIRNQNNLLLREKNKELILAKNKAEKASKARSEFLSTVSHELRTPLNAINGITHLLLEDNPKKNQLKYLESLKFSGNYLTTFINEILEVNKIDSTKVEIENISFNLKELLFNIQSSLKELATANKNYFNLEIDKSIPDNLMGDPTKLSQIILNLINNALKFTQNGHVNVIAKLYSQEEENATVYFEIVDTGIGIPEDKLQSVFESFSQGSIEVNRKYGGTGLGLTIVKKLIELLGGEIKLKSEVGKGSTFTFKLNFKINNEPLEVIEEAKPYSDKQLKHKSILLIEDNKINQMITRKMLENKNISCEIVDNGEEAVELLKIKRFDMVLMDVHLPGINGTTATKLIREFDKTTPIIALTAISLDENRDMLLSFGMNDVITKPFVPDEFYTTIAKFFD from the coding sequence ATGAAATACTGTCTTTTTATTGTTGTTTGTTTTCTTAATTCGTTTTTGTATTCTCAAGCCAAAAAGAATACGGATAGCGTTACCTATTACAACAAGCTTGCTAACAGTAATCTTAACAATAAAAAGTACAATCAGGCTGTTATTTACACTCAAAAATCTATTAATTATTGTGAAGTAAATGGCAAAAAAGAAAATCTAGCCAATCAGACTTTTAAGCTTGGTAAAATCTTTTACAATAAAGGTAAATTTGAAGATGCTTTAAAGAATTTTCACAAGACTGTTTCTTTATTCGACACCCTAAAACCGAGCTGCCTAAAAGTTTTAGCATTAAATTATATTGGAGCAGCTAATAGCGCAAAAGGCGATTACAAAACCGCAGCTGTTTATTACGCAAAAGCCGAAGATTTATTAAAAAAACTTAATATTGCAGATCATGCGCATGCTTTAGACTATCAAAGAGCGCTGGCTTTAAAGACCAACAAAGATTTTGTTACGGCAGCAAATAATTTTAAAAGAATCACAAAACAGCCGGATAATCCTTCAATTATTAAAACCAAGGTAGATTCTTATTATCAGCTTGGTTTGATAGAAACACAGCTGCAAAGGAATGATTCTGCGATAATATATTTTGACAAAGCTTTAGACTACAATGCTAAAATCAATGATTTTCAAAAAAAATCTAAAATTGTTTTAGCAATTAGTCAATACTACAAGCAAAAGAAAAATTATGATTTGGCGTATTCGTATTTAGACGAGCACTATCAGCTGGAAAATTATATCTTAAAATTAAAAAATGCGAAAGTTGATTTAAATGAATTTGAAAAATTTAAAAAAAATCAATCTTTAAATAATACCATAAAAAGAGAGAGCGAAGAAAAAATTCAGATGAAAACCTATCGGTATTCTAAGTTAGTCAGCATTTTGGCAATAGCACTGATTTCGATTTTGTCACTTTTGAGTTTGGCTTTATACAAAAATAATATCATTAGAAATCAGAATAATTTACTGCTTCGCGAAAAAAACAAAGAATTGATTTTAGCTAAAAACAAAGCTGAAAAAGCTTCGAAAGCACGATCTGAATTTTTGTCGACAGTAAGCCACGAATTAAGAACTCCACTGAACGCTATTAACGGAATTACACATCTATTGCTAGAAGATAATCCCAAGAAAAACCAGTTGAAATATTTAGAATCTTTGAAATTTTCAGGTAATTATTTAACCACTTTTATCAATGAAATTTTAGAGGTAAATAAAATTGATTCGACTAAAGTTGAAATTGAAAATATCAGTTTCAATCTAAAAGAGCTTCTTTTTAATATTCAAAGTTCATTAAAAGAGTTAGCTACTGCCAACAAAAATTATTTCAATTTAGAAATAGACAAATCGATTCCTGATAATTTAATGGGAGATCCTACCAAATTATCTCAAATCATATTAAACTTAATCAATAATGCTTTAAAATTTACCCAAAATGGACATGTAAATGTTATTGCAAAATTATATTCCCAAGAAGAAGAAAATGCAACTGTCTACTTTGAAATTGTTGACACTGGAATTGGAATTCCTGAAGACAAACTTCAAAGTGTTTTCGAAAGTTTCTCTCAAGGATCTATCGAGGTTAACAGGAAATACGGAGGAACTGGTCTTGGTCTTACAATCGTAAAAAAACTGATTGAACTACTCGGAGGAGAAATAAAATTAAAAAGCGAAGTGGGTAAAGGTTCTACTTTTACTTTCAAATTAAATTTTAAAATTAACAACGAACCATTGGAAGTAATTGAAGAAGCGAAACCTTATAGCGATAAACAATTGAAACACAAATCTATTTTATTGATTGAAGACAACAAAATCAATCAGATGATTACCAGAAAAATGCTTGAAAACAAAAACATTAGCTGCGAAATTGTAGATAATGGCGAAGAGGCTGTTGAACTTCTAAAAATCAAACGTTTTGACATGGTTTTAATGGATGTACATCTTCCTGGAATTAATGGCACAACGGCAACCAAATTGATTCGTGAATTTGACAAAACAACTCCAATTATTGCATTGACGGCAATTTCGCTTGACGAAAATCGTGACATGCTTCTTTCTTTTGGGATGAATGACGTAATTACTAAACCTTTTGTTCCAGACGAATTTTATACCACTATTGCTAAGTTTTTTGATTAG
- the lpxK gene encoding tetraacyldisaccharide 4'-kinase → MNLLRKILFPFAILYGFITSIRNFLFDKGILKATFFDLPVIAVGNLSVGGTGKTPQIEYLIRLLSDKYKVATLSRGYKRKSEGFVLADENSNAEILGDEPFQFYQKFPNVQVAVDANRTNGIQQLLSQKEKPEIILLDDAYQHRKVKAGFYILLTAYGDLYADDFMLPTGNLRESRSRSERASIVVVTKCPKNLSEEEQNAIRLKLKLSSSQQVFFTFIDYDEEIYSKNERIAVSEVKAESKLLLAGIAKPKPFFDFLKNENDECLTFPDHHHFADADLESIQSKANGRKIITTEKDYVRLKDSKIVSQLYYLPIKSTFINHQQNFDAAILDYVKENLES, encoded by the coding sequence ATGAACTTACTTCGAAAAATACTTTTCCCTTTCGCTATTTTGTATGGTTTTATTACCAGCATTCGTAATTTTCTATTTGATAAAGGAATTCTAAAAGCAACTTTCTTTGATCTTCCTGTAATTGCAGTTGGAAATTTAAGTGTGGGCGGAACTGGTAAAACGCCGCAAATTGAGTATTTGATTCGTTTGTTATCAGATAAATATAAAGTTGCGACTTTAAGCCGTGGTTATAAAAGAAAGTCGGAAGGTTTTGTTTTGGCTGATGAAAATTCAAATGCTGAAATATTGGGCGACGAACCTTTTCAGTTTTATCAAAAATTTCCAAATGTTCAGGTTGCTGTCGATGCCAATCGTACAAACGGAATTCAGCAATTACTCTCACAAAAGGAAAAACCAGAAATTATTTTGCTTGACGATGCTTATCAACACCGAAAAGTAAAAGCAGGTTTTTATATTCTGCTAACTGCTTATGGAGATTTATATGCAGATGATTTTATGCTGCCAACAGGAAATCTTCGAGAAAGCAGGAGCAGATCAGAAAGAGCCAGCATTGTTGTGGTTACAAAATGCCCTAAAAATTTATCTGAAGAAGAACAAAATGCGATTAGGTTAAAACTAAAATTAAGCTCTTCACAGCAAGTCTTTTTTACTTTTATAGATTATGATGAAGAGATTTATAGTAAAAATGAAAGAATTGCAGTTAGTGAAGTCAAAGCTGAATCTAAATTGCTTTTGGCTGGAATTGCAAAACCAAAACCATTTTTTGACTTTTTAAAGAATGAAAATGATGAATGCCTAACTTTTCCAGACCATCATCATTTTGCTGATGCCGATTTAGAGTCGATTCAGTCTAAAGCAAATGGAAGAAAAATAATTACAACCGAGAAAGATTACGTTCGTTTAAAAGATTCTAAAATAGTTTCTCAATTGTATTATCTGCCCATAAAAAGTACTTTCATAAATCACCAGCAAAATTTTGATGCTGCCATTTTAGACTATGTGAAAGAAAACTTAGAATCTTAA
- a CDS encoding Txe/YoeB family addiction module toxin yields the protein MGKYFVEFDDIARKDLKNHYKSGNKATIKKIEKILLELTETPFLGEGQPEELKYNLNGYWSRRINQKDRMIYRVEEEIVTVIIVSAMGHYSDK from the coding sequence ATGGGGAAGTATTTTGTAGAATTTGACGATATTGCTCGTAAAGATTTGAAAAATCACTATAAATCAGGAAATAAAGCTACCATAAAAAAGATTGAAAAAATACTTTTAGAACTAACTGAAACCCCTTTTTTGGGAGAAGGACAACCAGAGGAGTTGAAGTATAACCTTAATGGATATTGGTCTAGAAGAATTAATCAAAAAGATAGAATGATTTATCGTGTAGAAGAAGAGATTGTCACCGTTATTATAGTTTCTGCAATGGGTCATTACTCAGATAAATAA
- a CDS encoding DUF2683 family protein, whose translation MTTIKINEHTKTGKAFMAMFEAFFKGVEGIEVVETDNYGQVKEEESIYSAEFIEKVKKAEENIKQGKTTRLNPDDIWGSIL comes from the coding sequence ATGACAACAATAAAAATTAACGAACATACAAAGACAGGAAAAGCATTTATGGCAATGTTCGAAGCTTTTTTTAAAGGCGTTGAGGGCATTGAAGTTGTTGAAACAGATAATTATGGACAAGTTAAAGAGGAGGAAAGTATTTATAGTGCCGAATTTATTGAAAAAGTTAAAAAAGCAGAAGAGAATATTAAACAAGGAAAAACGACAAGATTAAATCCAGATGATATATGGGGAAGTATTTTGTAG
- a CDS encoding Nif3-like dinuclear metal center hexameric protein, with product MKISNIISVLEEMAPLAYAEDFDNVGLLVGNSETECTGVLVCHDALENVIEEAVTKNCNLVVCFHPILFSGIKKITGKNYVERAILKAIKNDIAIYAIHTALDNHSQGVNKIFCDALGLANTKILVPKNNFIQKLVTFTVPDNADKVRNALFEAGAGNIGNYDNCSFNTQGFFTFQGNEQSNPVIGEKGKLHTGEEIKIEVVFEKHLQSRILKALFANHIYEEVAYEIYDLQNSHQNIGLGMVGEFENELDEKDFLLLVKEKMIADGIRHSAFLGKKIKKVAVLGGSGSFAIKNAIQAGADAFLTADLKYHQFYEAENKLLLADIGHFESERYTKNYIVDYLRKKILNFAIILSEENTNPVKYL from the coding sequence ATGAAAATATCAAACATAATATCAGTTCTAGAAGAAATGGCGCCTCTCGCCTATGCAGAAGATTTTGACAACGTTGGACTTTTAGTCGGAAATTCAGAAACTGAATGCACAGGGGTTTTAGTTTGTCACGACGCTTTAGAAAATGTCATTGAAGAAGCTGTTACTAAAAATTGTAATCTTGTAGTTTGTTTTCATCCGATTTTATTTTCTGGAATTAAAAAAATTACTGGTAAAAATTATGTTGAGCGCGCAATCTTAAAAGCTATAAAAAATGATATTGCCATTTATGCAATTCACACTGCACTAGATAATCACTCTCAAGGTGTAAATAAAATTTTCTGCGACGCATTAGGATTAGCAAACACAAAAATATTAGTTCCAAAAAACAATTTCATTCAAAAATTAGTCACTTTTACTGTTCCGGATAATGCTGACAAAGTTCGAAATGCATTATTTGAAGCTGGAGCGGGCAATATCGGAAATTATGACAATTGCAGTTTTAATACTCAAGGTTTTTTTACTTTTCAAGGAAATGAGCAAAGCAATCCTGTAATTGGAGAAAAAGGAAAACTGCATACGGGAGAAGAAATTAAAATCGAAGTCGTTTTTGAAAAACATCTTCAATCTAGAATTTTAAAAGCACTTTTTGCCAATCATATTTATGAAGAAGTCGCTTATGAAATTTATGATCTGCAAAATTCACATCAAAATATAGGTTTAGGAATGGTTGGTGAATTTGAAAATGAACTGGACGAAAAAGATTTTCTTCTTTTAGTAAAAGAAAAAATGATTGCCGACGGAATTCGTCATTCTGCTTTTTTAGGAAAAAAAATTAAAAAAGTTGCCGTGCTGGGAGGTTCTGGAAGTTTTGCCATAAAAAATGCAATTCAGGCTGGAGCTGATGCTTTTTTGACCGCCGATTTAAAATACCATCAATTTTATGAGGCCGAAAACAAGTTACTTTTAGCCGATATTGGTCATTTTGAGAGCGAACGCTATACAAAAAATTATATTGTTGATTATCTTCGAAAAAAAATTCTTAATTTTGCGATCATTTTATCGGAAGAAAATACAAATCCAGTTAAGTACTTATAG
- a CDS encoding C4-type zinc ribbon domain-containing protein: protein MTNTKELSVEDKLRAIYDLQLIDSRIDEIRNVRGELPLEVEDLEDEVAGLSTRSEKLKGELEVIEEQIKAKKIAIEEHKEVIKKYTKQQETVRNNREFNSLTKEVEFQELEIQLAEKQIKEMKASIEHKKEVISNLKEKLDAKSSHLKHKKSELDAIMAETQKEEIFLTEKSAEFAGQIEDRLLAAYNRIRSSVRNGLAVVSIERGASAGSFFTIPPQTQVEIASRKKIITDEHSGRILVDSALAEEEKEKMEQLFSKF from the coding sequence ATGACGAATACGAAAGAATTAAGTGTTGAGGACAAGTTAAGAGCAATATATGATTTACAGCTTATTGACTCTAGAATTGACGAAATCAGAAACGTTAGAGGAGAACTTCCTTTAGAGGTTGAAGATTTGGAAGATGAAGTTGCGGGCTTAAGCACACGTTCAGAGAAACTGAAAGGTGAACTTGAAGTAATTGAAGAGCAAATCAAAGCAAAGAAAATTGCTATTGAAGAGCATAAAGAGGTTATCAAAAAATACACTAAACAACAAGAAACTGTTCGTAACAACAGAGAGTTTAATTCTTTGACAAAAGAGGTTGAATTTCAAGAATTAGAAATTCAATTGGCTGAAAAGCAAATAAAAGAAATGAAAGCTTCTATTGAGCACAAAAAAGAGGTTATTTCTAATTTAAAAGAAAAACTTGATGCTAAAAGCTCTCATTTAAAACATAAAAAATCTGAATTGGACGCAATTATGGCTGAGACTCAAAAAGAAGAAATTTTCTTGACTGAGAAATCTGCTGAATTTGCTGGACAAATTGAAGATAGATTATTAGCTGCTTACAACAGAATCAGAAGCAGTGTACGTAATGGTTTAGCTGTAGTTTCTATCGAAAGAGGAGCTTCTGCTGGATCTTTCTTTACAATTCCACCTCAAACACAGGTAGAAATTGCTTCAAGAAAGAAAATCATCACAGATGAGCACTCTGGAAGAATTTTAGTTGACAGCGCTTTAGCTGAAGAAGAAAAAGAAAAAATGGAACAATTGTTCTCAAAATTCTAA
- a CDS encoding alpha/beta fold hydrolase, which translates to MKIKKGIRFITLKSVGSYINFLSYVRPQRATELSYALFSQPRVGRLQKETLPKILRNTETEIFHHNEHHFQTYIWKGNETKILLVHGWESNASRWKKTLPHLQKSGSTIIAIDAPAHGQSSGKEFNVPLYAEFINKAVEKYQPTIIIGHSIGGAACIYHQYLFPNTSINKMVILGAPSDLKTLIDNYISMLSLNSKMLSLLEGKFINRFNFKFEDFSGQKFASQFTIPGFIAHDTSDKIVAFEEGKKIASNWKNSQFIETSGLGHGMHDDELYEKVIEFLFSSEGSK; encoded by the coding sequence TTGAAAATTAAAAAAGGAATTCGTTTTATTACATTAAAATCTGTTGGATCATACATTAACTTTTTGAGTTATGTGCGTCCGCAAAGAGCCACCGAACTTTCTTATGCACTTTTTAGCCAGCCGAGAGTTGGCAGACTACAAAAAGAAACACTTCCGAAAATTCTACGAAATACCGAAACAGAAATTTTTCATCATAACGAACATCATTTTCAAACCTATATCTGGAAAGGAAATGAAACCAAAATTTTATTAGTTCACGGCTGGGAAAGTAATGCTTCGCGCTGGAAAAAAACTTTACCGCATCTCCAAAAATCTGGAAGCACTATTATTGCAATTGATGCACCAGCACACGGACAAAGCAGTGGAAAAGAATTTAATGTGCCGCTTTATGCGGAGTTTATTAATAAAGCGGTTGAAAAATACCAGCCCACAATTATTATCGGGCATTCTATCGGCGGCGCAGCTTGCATATATCATCAGTATTTATTTCCGAATACGAGTATTAATAAAATGGTAATTCTTGGTGCCCCGTCAGATCTCAAAACTTTGATTGATAATTATATTTCAATGCTGAGTCTGAACTCTAAAATGCTGTCTCTTTTAGAAGGCAAATTCATAAATCGATTCAACTTTAAATTTGAAGATTTTTCCGGACAAAAATTTGCATCCCAATTTACTATTCCAGGTTTTATTGCTCATGATACTTCAGATAAAATTGTTGCTTTTGAAGAAGGAAAAAAAATAGCCAGTAATTGGAAAAACAGTCAGTTCATCGAAACAAGCGGTTTAGGCCACGGAATGCATGATGATGAATTGTATGAGAAAGTTATTGAGTTTTTGTTTTCTTCTGAAGGGTCAAAGTAA
- a CDS encoding antibiotic biosynthesis monooxygenase, with the protein MIAVIFEVIPNEGKKEEYLDIAASLRPELNTIDGFISIERFQSLNDPGKILSLSFWRDEESIQQWRNLEMHRLAQSKGRNGIFKDYHLRIAAVVRDYGMFERKETPDDSSIFHD; encoded by the coding sequence ATGATCGCCGTAATTTTTGAAGTCATTCCCAACGAAGGAAAAAAAGAAGAATATCTAGATATTGCTGCGAGTCTGCGTCCTGAATTGAATACTATTGATGGCTTTATTTCTATAGAAAGATTTCAAAGCTTGAATGATCCTGGAAAAATTTTGTCTTTATCTTTTTGGAGAGATGAAGAAAGTATTCAGCAATGGCGAAATCTCGAAATGCATCGTCTAGCGCAATCAAAAGGAAGAAATGGAATTTTTAAAGATTATCATTTACGAATTGCAGCTGTAGTTCGCGATTATGGAATGTTTGAAAGAAAAGAAACTCCTGACGATAGTTCCATTTTTCATGACTGA